From the genome of Gambusia affinis linkage group LG04, SWU_Gaff_1.0, whole genome shotgun sequence:
ttatgttttttatgtatgtagCGCCGTGAAGCAGGACTGTGTGGACGTTAATCTATTTAACTTCTTCCAAGTTTTGACATATTCTGGtattttcacaaactcaaacCAAATTTGGGTTTATACATACCTCAGTCTGATAAAATTATTGTTCCCAGTATAAATATGATCGATTCATAATGCCGATTATTTGTTTTACCAACTAGTATCCAAACTTCCAAACTGTTTTGACTTGTTCAGTTTAACctaaccaaaaatatttctagtttATAGGTAACACCTGAAAAAATGTGGTGGGGAAGCAGGAATCAAACTATAATTTTCTTATTGACCGACCCCTTTAcctcaaattaaatgtatttaagacatacgtttttaaaaagtaatatacATTACTTAATAAATCACTCTTTTGTATGACGGGCATATCTGCTGTGCTCaaggaaacaaatcaaaaatttaATATACATTCACTCGAAGCAGTTAATTTTGAGGAGTTTTGACCTCTCAAATGGTTtgattctaaataaaaaattgaataacCAGCAAGTTTTAATATTGACTCATATTGACTTTCCCCTCAGCTGGTGGAGAATGAGGAGCAGTTTCAACAGAATTTGGCAAATACCCTGGTGGAGGAGACGGCTGTAACTGTGAATGTGTGAGTGACCCTCTCCTCACCCTGCTAACGCTGCTGGTCAGCTGATACGGGCTAGTTCAGGAAGTGTAGCATTGTTGTGTTCATGTCAGTTTTATGTCAAAGTATTCCTATTGCTCTTAGAGCCAGTTTAAAATCAGCTAGTATGACCTTCTTCAACATCTCTGACTGATTACATGCCCCCTGACTGCAGGAGACTAGCCAAGAGTCTCCCGCTTCCCATGGAGAACGATGAGAGTCGACCGAGGATCGACCTGGTGGTGTTCATCATTAATCTGACCTCGGACAAGAGGTAATGTTTAATCTAAGTCACTTGAGAAAACAGGTAATCCATTCGAATCCAgcggttttgtttatttacttagcATTGATTTGACCTCTGTCTGAAGGGTCTGGGCATGAAATCGGATCCAAATTGTACAATTATAGAGAAATATAGAGTCAAATCcatattttatcatttgttcATAACTTCCTGGAAGCCAAATTCAGatgaaatcagaaaacattCTCCTGTTGGGCAGAAAAGATtctatgttttttcttttatgtttaattgTATAAACAGAGACTCTATGCAGTATTTCATATTACTTTGTACTAGAGTATATGCTCAAACAAATAATCCTGTTCTGTGTTTCGTTATTGTTTTGTCATAGTTTTGAGTCGGCAAAAGCTTCTCTGAAATATTTGGATCCTGGATTTTTCCTTGGGAAAGTCTGCTTCATGGCTACTAATGGTATGACAAATCCTCCCTTGAGTCACACAAATGTACCACAAGTCAGGAAGAGTACTAATAAACCACTGTACCATAGCTTTCAACATAGAggcttctggaaaaaaaagaaaaaaaataagcaccTTTTCTCTGTGAGTGGTTGATCTTTTTACTATTGTCTGCCCAGCTCGCCATGCCTCAGTCCGCACAGGGTGCCTGGATGCTCTGAGACAGCTGGCCGTCTTGCTCCACTGCCCTCTGTTGTTTGCTGAGGATCAGGTTTGTGCCACAATTACTGAGCATATTTTCCTTCTAAAGTTTGATCTACTAGCCAGAAAAAAGGTTAggacaataaaatgaaagaacaaagaaaatatttaataataaaattttgtgGAGGTCATaatagctttttcttttaaatcattcttTAATGACAATGACAGTTTAGTGCCTGTTTGGAGGAGTCGAGCCAGTTTCTTATTGGGTTTGTTCTCAACCACATTGAGcccaaagaataaaatgttgcatattcATAAGAAATACTAAAACTGTGCTACCTTTCACTGTAAGGCATTAACTTTtcatagtgttttttttattattattgttttactgcttctaaatagattttaaaaaaatttcaatcaTATCACTGAATCTCTGAAAAAAAGCCAAGCTTTCATTTGAGCTCAATTAGTGAGTAAAGAGAAACAATGCCATGTTTTAAGACAGATTACCAAAGATGTTCCAGTTGTTCCCCCTGCTGTGATTACCTTCAGAATTCCTATTCAGTCTTGAAAAGTCGGGAATTTGCTTTCATCATATTCCAGTTCTGGATCAGTTTGAGAAAAACAAGTACAGGTTATATtgcttttagaaatatttttttctcattcgtccaataaaagtttaataattcatattaaatgcagtgagtttactttttttttttttttttacaaatcaagaTGTTACCAACAGATCACCCAGAATCCTCTCTCAGATTACACTGCAGGTTTTACATAGTGTTCATGACATCCATAAAgaaaggttgattttttttttcttttttcgtgAAAAAATTTCTGTGTTGATTTCACTATATAACTGCAATAAACTAAATTAAGGGCTTTATCTCATCTacaacatatttgtgttttcccaGTTATATGTCACTcagttcttcatttttcttcctcctcagtCTCCTGAAGGAGCAACGAGTTCAGCTCGAAGGCTGCTCACCATCCTCAAAGTGGCGTCTGGTCTCGTTCCGAACACTACCGCTCTGTACCTGTCCAACCTGACCAGGTGCACCGTGCCGCCGGACATCGACCAGCCAAGTTTCGATTAGCTCTCCTCTGTCATTTGATTGAAGTAAAATCATTCTTGTGgtctttgttcatatttttttgaaatggtttatttcatttgtttcatctgtgtgtgtctgttgaTGTATTGAGTTTTAAAGATGGTGTAccatagttgttgtttttttccccaatatttGTACATAGTGCTGTGTGTTTAACCTAAATATGTGCTTTAAGACAAATCTTCTGTTAATATAAGGAGATGTATGTAATCAGGATTTATAACTTTGAATTctgtttgtcaaataaaaatgtaatcttagCTCATAGACACAAGTCTTATGTCGTGTTAAGTAGACACAAGCTCATTTCTGTGATATCAAAGGAGGTCAGATGGGAGAAAAGGTGTGTCACCCGGAGCGTGTCCAGAGATCCCGTCCCTAGAGTCACGTCTGCATGCAAACATTAACACGCACGCTATTAATAGTTATCATTTTGGCAATTTTCCATCATACAGGATGTTAAACACATGACCTCCAACTGAAGACTACAATGAGTCAGTGAGACAAAggaatttctgcaaaaacaatGATAGCTTTGTGTCTTCTTGCTTCTCAAAGCTGTTTTCTCGCCATGCTGTGCAGATTGAAGACCTATTTAGACACATCCCAGAAATGATCTGAGCACGAAATGTCCATCTGCACATTGTCTGCACTTTACCCTGTCAGCTCTGTAGTACAAAGATCACCTGATGACCTTTTGAGTCTGTTTATGACTTCATCTCTGGCAAGAAATCTGGAATAACACTCAAGAGGATGTTCATTCAGCTGTTTCAGAAAGATGCTCTCAAATAAGAGttcacaaaatacaaatacaagcTAAAGGCGAAGTCAAAGCTGTTGTCACTTTTCTGATTAAAGTTGATTTGTTGGAGAATGTTGCACAAATCTAAGCATAAGGAAATGATGCAGATTTCGTGGAACATCAACTCCTGTCACGTCTTTAGGgtgtgtttgctgttttagATACAATCACGGTTTGGaaagtgtgttttaagttaCAACCCAAGTTTTTGTATTCTTTTCCCCGTGCGTCTTTCTACCTCACATATTCCATGATTTGTGGCttaagcttttcttttccacatattttcttGTCGTACCTCAGGAGCAGCCTGGCCTTGCATAAAAACCGTGTCTTTTAAAATTCCGCTTTTTATTGGTCTTGTGTTATTCTAATTTTCAGTAGGTaatgatttcatgtttttactaTCTGTAAGTCATAAACatcaata
Proteins encoded in this window:
- the pane1 gene encoding centromere protein M, whose protein sequence is MSLLKPFSKLPDLNTANILLVENEEQFQQNLANTLVEETAVTVNVRLAKSLPLPMENDESRPRIDLVVFIINLTSDKSFESAKASLKYLDPGFFLGKVCFMATNARHASVRTGCLDALRQLAVLLHCPLLFAEDQSPEGATSSARRLLTILKVASGLVPNTTALYLSNLTRCTVPPDIDQPSFD